The following proteins come from a genomic window of Microtus ochrogaster isolate Prairie Vole_2 chromosome 7, MicOch1.0, whole genome shotgun sequence:
- the Fam57a gene encoding protein FAM57A isoform X1 — protein sequence MLLTLASGALFFPGLFALSTWALRRSRPGWTDDDCLTVGTRLVSSVQAVLATGAGLIIICSCSNVVSDRHWLAREYVWFLIPYMIYDCYAMYLCEWCRTRDQKLRRATIFRNFLIENRLMVTHHAVILFVLVPVSQKLRGELGDFFVGCIFTAELSTPFVSLGRVLIQLKQQHTLLYKVNGILTLTTFLFCRILLFPFMYWSYAQHKGISLLRVPFNIPLHCNVANAVLISPQLYWFSLLCRKAARLFDTAKAKKDG from the exons ATGCTGCTGACGCTGGCCAGCGGCGCCCTCTTCTTCCCGGGGCTCTTCGCGCTCAGCACCTGGGCGCTGCGCCGCTCGCGGCCGGGATGGACGGACGACGACTGCCTGACGGTCGGCACCAG GCTGGTGTCCTCCGTGCAGGCAGTGCTGGCTACCGGGGCGGGGCTCATCATCATCTGCTCCTGCAGCAACGTGGTCTCAGACAG gCACTGGCTTGCCAGAGAGTATGTCTGGTTTCTGATCCCATACATGATCTATGACTGCTATGCCATGTACCTCTGCGAATGGTGCCGAACCAGAGACCAGAAACTCAGACGTGCCACCATTTTCCGCAACTTCCTGATTGAAAACCGCCTAATGGTCACACATCATGCGGTCATCCTGTTTGTCCTTGTACCTGTTTCACAG aaGCTCAGGGGAGAACTTGGAGACTTCTTTGTCGGCTGCATCTTCACAGCAGAACTGAGCACTCCATTTGTGTCGCTGGGCAGAGTTCTGATTCAG CTAAAGCAGCAGCATACCCTCCTTTACAAGGTCAACGGAATCCTCACGCTGACCACCTTTCTGTTCTGCCGGAtccttcttttccccttcatGTACTGGTCCTATGCCCAACACAAAGGAATAAGCCTGCTCCGAGTACCATTTAATATCCCTTTACACTGCAACGTGGCCAATGCCGTCCTCATCTCTCCCCAGCTCTACTGGTTCTCACTGCTGTGCAGGAAGGCAGCCCGGCTCTTTGACACTGCCAAAGCCAAAAAGGATGGGTAA
- the Fam57a gene encoding protein FAM57A isoform X2, with the protein MLLTLASGALFFPGLFALSTWALRRSRPGWTDDDCLTVGTRLVSSVQAVLATGAGLIIICSCSNVVSDRSSGENLETSLSAASSQQN; encoded by the exons ATGCTGCTGACGCTGGCCAGCGGCGCCCTCTTCTTCCCGGGGCTCTTCGCGCTCAGCACCTGGGCGCTGCGCCGCTCGCGGCCGGGATGGACGGACGACGACTGCCTGACGGTCGGCACCAG GCTGGTGTCCTCCGTGCAGGCAGTGCTGGCTACCGGGGCGGGGCTCATCATCATCTGCTCCTGCAGCAACGTGGTCTCAGACAG aaGCTCAGGGGAGAACTTGGAGACTTCTTTGTCGGCTGCATCTTCACAGCAGAACTGA